In the genome of Cryptomeria japonica chromosome 8, Sugi_1.0, whole genome shotgun sequence, one region contains:
- the LOC131062643 gene encoding peroxidase 29: MQGLQSLYAALIFGVVMLGRRGEVSAMLSTQYYANTCPIVEQIVMNTISALSITDPTTPPALLRLIFHDCQVQGCDASIMLDSERGMTSELVSDKNFGIRKLNAIDRLKSAVETACPGTVSCADLIALAGRDAIRIAGGPTIPIPLGRRDSPTASNAFADQLLPPATISVDAMLQLFGRKGMNVEEAVAMLGAHTIGVGHCVNVVKRLYPQSDANLGLMYASFLRINCPTSVPLTNLTFIANDMTNLRFDNQYYRDLTNGRGLFSIDSAIATHPRTARAVLNFASDENYFFQIFSQAFIKLTTFGVLTGNQGQIRNNCHFVN, translated from the exons ATGCAGGGACTTCAGAGTTTGTATGCTGCCTTAATATTTGGTGTTGTAATGTTGGGCAGAAGAGGAGAGGTATCAGCAATGCTTTCAACGCAGTATTATGCAAACACATGCCCCATTGTTGAGCAGATTGTCATGAACACGATCTCTGCTCTCTCTATTACTGATCCTACCACTCCTCCTGCATTGCTTCGCCTCATCTTCCATGACTGTCAAGTGCAA gGGTGCGATGCATCGATTATGTTGGATAGTGAGAGAGGGATGACGTCGGAGTTAGTTTCAGACAAAAATTTTGGAATTCGAAAGCTGAATGCCATTGACAGATTGAAGAGTGCAGTGGAAACGGCATGCCCGGGAACGGTGTCATGCGCTGACCTAATTGCATTAGCAGGTCGAGATGCAATTCGAATAGCAGGAGGGCCCACCATTCCTATTCCTCTGGGAAGAAGGGACTCTCCTACCGCCAGCAATGCTTTCGCTGATCAACTTCTTCCCCCTGCCACCATTTCTGTGGACGCCATGCTCCAACTCTTTGGACGCAAAGGAATGAACGTCGAAGAAGCCGTGGCCATGCTAG GGGCGCATACGATTGGAGTGGGGCATTGCGTTAACGTGGTGAAGAGACTGTACCCACAGAGCGATGCGAATCTAGGGCTTATGTATGCGAGCTTTCTGAGGATTAACTGCCCCACGAGTGTACCGCTTACAAACTTGACCTTTATCGCCAATGACATGACAAACCTCCGTTTTGATAACCAGTATTACAGGGATTTGACCAATGGCAGAGGTCTCTTCTCTATCGACTCAGCCATTGCCACTCACCCCAGAACTGCCCGCGCTGTCCTCAACTTTGCCTCTGATGAAAATTATTTCTTTCAGATTTTCTCCCAGGCTTTCATTAAGCTTACTACTTTTGGAGTTCTCACTGGAAATCAAGGCCAAATTCGCAACAACTGTCACTTTGTTAATTAG